In Gemmatimonadales bacterium, the genomic window GCAGAAGATGGAGAGCCCGCCCTCGCAGAACAGGTGCGCCGCACCGAGCTCGTCCACCTGCTTGGCGCCCGGCCCGCGGTCGAGGTAGGCCGAGACGCGCTCGACCGCCGGGCTGCCGGCGAGCCACAGCGCGAGGTCCAGCATCGGGAGGCCGAGGTCCATCATCACGCCGCCGCCCGACTCGGCGCGCCGGGAACGCCACCCGAGGCTGTGCTGCATCTGGCGGAAGACGTGCCACCCGCAGCGGATGGTCGACAGCGCGCCCAGCTCCCCGCCCTTGAGGAAGCCCTGCACCGCCTGCACGTCGGCCCGGAAACGATTGTTCATCGCCACCAGCAGGGTGCGCCGGTAGCGCTCCGCAGCCTTGACCACGCGGGCCGCGCCGGTGGGGGACAGCGCCAGCGGCCGCTCGACGAGCACGTGGGCGCCGGCGGCGAGCGCGGCGACGGCGTGGGCCTCGTGCAGGTGGTTCGGCGTGCAGATCACCACCGCGTCCACCTTTGCCAGTTCCAGCAGCTCCTCGATGTCGCCGTAGGCGGCGCCGGTCTCGAACCGTGCCGCCAGCGCCCTCGCCTTGGGGCCGTCGTTGTCGCAGATGCCCACCACCTGCACGCCCTTGAGCTTGCGGAGCACCGGCAGGTGCGCGACCTGGGCGATCGCGCCGGCGCCGACCACGCCGACCCGGATGTTGGAGACTGCGCCGCCGCCAGCCATCAGTAGAGCCGCTCCAGTCTGGTCCCCGGATAGTAGGTCGCCAGGATCTGCGCGTACCCCTGCCCCGCCCGCGCGCGGCCCACCGCCCCCCACTGGCACATCCCGACCCCGTGCCCCGCGCCCGCCCCGGCCGCGACCACCTTCGTCACCTCGCCGCCCTCCTTCTCGACGTGCAGCTGGAACAGGGTGGACGACAGCTGCCGGTCCGGCGCCGGTCGGAGCACGTCGCGCACCTGGTACGACGCCACGGTGTAGGTGCCGCTCGTCGTCGTCACCACCAACTCCGCCACCCGCCCGGTGGGCGTGGTCTTCGTGATCGAGAGGTCGGTCACGCGCCCCAGGCCCGCCGCGGCCGCGCCCAGCGCCGCGGGCAGCGTCCGCGCCAGCACCGCGTTGAGCGCCGTCCCGTCCCAGGTCTCGTTCCAGCGGAAGCTGGGCGCGGCGCTGCAGTAATAGTCCCGCGGGCCGGGTCCGAAGCGATCCGACACGGCGCGAAGGTACGGCAGCGGCGGCCCGTTGCGGAAGACCTGGTCGGCGGCCTCCGTGGACCAGCCGCAGGCGGAGTGGTACACCGCCTCGATGGGCTGCCCGTTCCACAGGAGGACCTGCCCGTAGGTGTCGCGCGTCGCGGCCGTGACCTCCGGCTTCTCCGCGTCGGCGCCCGGGTACACCTGGTCGGCGACCGTGGGGTACACGTCGAAGCCCAGCGCCTCCCGCCGCCCGCGGAAGTGCAGCACGAAGGTCCGGGTCGCGACCGTCTGGGCCATCACGGCCTGCCGCACCTCGGGCGCGCGCATCCCGAGCTCGGCCGTGGTCACCGACGCCACGTACCACTCGAGCGGCACGCGGTTGACGATGGTGATCCCGGTCGAGCCCCGGGCCACCGTCGCCTCGCCGCGGTACCGCCGGCCGCCGATCACCACCAGGTCCGTCGGCTGGTCCGGATGGACGGTGACCGGCGCCGCGAGCTGCAGCGGCTCCGGGCGGTCGGGACGCGTGAAGCGCAGGCTCCCGGGGTCGTCGCCCGGCTCCACCCGCCAGGTCGTACCCGCGTCCACGACGGCGACGATGGCGCCGTCCGCGCCGAGCACGCGGTACTGGCCGGTGGCGCTGAACTCGCCCGACGCCTGGTCCACGACGATCCCCACCCGCACGACCGGCATGCCCTGCACCGGGCCGAACGGCGACGGCCGCGGGCAGCCGGTCGCGAGCAGCGCCGCCGCCACGGCGAGCGCTCGGCGCCTCACGGCGTCACCTCGCCGACGAGATCGTAGTCGAGCGCCTCCGCGATCCGCACCCGCACGAAGCGGCCGGTCTCCGGCACCGCGCCGGCCGGCGCCCGCAGGTGCGTGCACCCGTCGACGTCGTCCGCCTGCCAGACCGTCCGGCCGACGGCCACGCCGGGGTCCTCCGGATGGGCGGGCCCGTCCACCAGCACCTCGACCTCGCGCCCCACCAGTCGCTGCAGCCGCTCCGCCGAGATGGCGCGCTGCAGCTCCAGGACCTCCGCGAGCCGCTCCTGCTTGACGCCGTCCGGCACGTCGTCCGGGAGCGCGGCGGCGCGCGTGCCCTCCTGCTCGGAATAGGCGAAGGCGCCCACGCGGTCGAACTGCAGCTCGTCGAGGAAATCGAGCAGCGCCCGGAAGTCCTCGTCCGTCTCGCCCGGGAACCCCACCAGCACGGTGGTCCGGAGCGCCAGGTCCGGTACCGCCTCGCGCAGCCAGCGGACCTTCGCGCTGATCGTGTCCGGCCGCTCGGGCCGGCGCATCGCCGCGAGCATCCGCTCGGTGGCGTGCTGGATGGGCATGTCGAGGTAGGGCGCCACGCGACGCTCGGCCGCCATCAGCTCCACCAGCTGCGGCGTGATGCCCGCCGAGTACACGTAGAGGCACCGGTACCACGGCACGCCGGTCTCGCGGAGCAGCGCCGCGAGCAGGTCGGCGAGCCGGGGGCCACCGGGGACGTCGCGCCCGTAGTGGCCGAGGTCCTGGGCCACGAGGTTGATCTCCCGGGCGCCGGCGCGCTCCAGCTCCACCGCCTCGCGCACCAGCTCCTCCAGGGGGCGGGAGCGGTGCAGGCCTCGCATCAGGGGAATGGCGCAGAACGCGCAGGTGTGGTCGCAGCCCTCGCTGATCTTGAGATAGCGCACGTGGGGCGTGGTGCCGAGGTACTGGCGCAGGCCGGGGTGCGCGGTCTCCTCGGCCTCGAGCAGGCCCGCGCGCGTCAGGCGCGGCACCAGATCGGGCAGGTCCTTGAAGCCGAAGAAGAAGTCCACCTCGGGCAGCTCGGCCTTCAGCTCGTCGCCGTAGCGCGCGATCAGGCAGCCCACGGCCACCACGGCGCGGCAGCGGCCGTCCTGCTTGTAGCGGCCGGCCTGGACCATCGCCTCGATGGATTCGCGCTTGGCGGCGTCGATGAACCCGCAGGTGTTGACCAGGATCACGTCGGCCTCGTCGAGGCCCGCCGCGAGCGTGGCGCCGTGGCCCACCAAGCCCGCGACGAGGTGCTCCGTGTCCACCGTCGCCTTGTCGCAGCCGAGCGAAATGACGCCGAGCTTCAACCTAGGTGAGGAAACTCTCGAGGGCGCGCGCCTTGGAGATGTGCCGCAGGCGCGACAGGGCTTTCTCCTTGATCTGTCGGACGCGCTCGCGGGTGATGCCCAGCAGGCTCCCGATCTCCTCCAGGGTCATCGGCTCCTGCCCGTCGAGCCCGAAGTACAAGCGCAGGATCTTCGCCTCCCGCTCCTTGAGCGTGCCGAGCACCCGCTCGATGCTCTCGCTCAGCGCGTGCTCGAACGTCTGCTCGTCGGGCGTGGGGTTCAGCGTGTCGGGGAGGTAGTCGAGCAGCTTGTTGTCTTCACCCGGGCTCATCGGCGCGTCGAGGGAGAGATGGCTCTGCGAGATGGAGAGGGTCTTGGCGACCTCCTCCTCGCTGATGTCCATGCCCTCGGCGATCTCCTCCACCGTGGGCTCGCGCCCCAGCTCCTGCTGCAGCGCGGAGGAGCGCTTGCCGATCCGGTGCAGCGTCCCGGCGCGGTTCAGCGGCACCCGCACGATGCGGCTCTGCTCGGCGAGCGCCTGGAGGATCGCCTGGCGGATCCACCACACGGCGTAGGAGATGAACTTGATGCCCTTGGTCTCGTCGAACTTGTGCGCCGCGCGGATCAGGCCGAGGTTGCCCTCGTTGATCAGGTCGGCGAGCGAGACGCCCTGGTTCTGATATTTCTTGGCGACGGAGACCACGAACCGCAGGTTGGAGCGGACCAGCTTGTCGAGTGCTTCCTCCTCGTTCCGCTTGATGCGGACGGCGAGGTCGATCTCGTCTTCGCGGCAGATGAGGGGGTACGCGCTGATCTCGCGGAGGTACTGATCCAGCGAGCCTTCGTCGACCGACGTCTTCCGGACGGAAGGCAGATGCCGTGCCATGAAGCTCCGCTACGGTGCGATCACCGTTAGTGTACCCACGCCCCTACGGGAGGGCAAGAGCCGTCAGGCCTTCTCGCCGCTCCCGGTTCGCGGCTACTCCTCGCCGTACGTGTCGATCTGCGCCCGCTGCAGTCGACCCGAGTAGTCGACGTACACCACCTTGGTCTCGGAGAAGAAATCGTACACCGCCCAGCCGCCCTCGCGGTGCCCGTTGCCCGTCTCCTTCACGCCGCCGAAGGGCAGGTGCGCCTCCGCGCCGATGGTGGGCGCGTTGATGTAGGTGATGCCGGCGTCGATGTCCTCCACCGCGCGGAACGCCGCGTCCACGTTGCTGGTGTACAGCGAGCTCGACAGGCCGTACTTCACGTCGTTGTTGACCCGGATCGCCTCGTCCAGGGAAGCGACGCGCGTCACTGCGAGCACCGGCCCGAAGATCTCCTCCTGCTCGAGCCGCGAGCGCGGCTTGACCCCGGCGAACACCGTGGGCCGGTAGAACCATCCCCTGGCCAGCTTGCCGCCGCCGGCGCGCCGGCCGCCCACCTCCAGCGATGCGCCCTGCTGCTTGCCGACCTCCACGTACTTCATCGTGGTCTGGAGCGCCCCCTCGTTGACCAGCGGCCCGACCTCGGTCGCCGGCTCAAGCCCGTTGCCCAGCCGCAGCTTCTCGACGCGGTCGCACAGCATCCGGAGGAACCGGTCGTGGATCTTCCGGTGCAGCAGCAGCCGCGAGGTGGCGGTGCACCGCTGGCCGGTGGTGCCGAACGCGCCCCACAGCACGCCGTCCAGTGCCAGCTCGAGGTTCGCGTCCGCCATCACGATCATGGCGTTCTTGCCGCCCATCTCGAGCGACAGCCGCTTGTGCAGCCGCCCGCACACCTCGCCCAGCCGCGCGCCGGTCTCGGTCGAGCCCGTGAACGAGAGCAGCGGCACCTTCGGGTGCTCGAGCAGCGCGTTGCCGACCGCGGAGCCGCGGCCGTGCACCAGCTGGATCACCTCCGGCGGGAGGCCCGCGTCGAGCAGCACCTCGACCAGCAGCGTGCCGGTGTGCGGGACGTCGTTGGCCGGCTTGAAGACCACCGCGTTCCCGCACAACAGCGCGGGGAAGATCTTCCAGGTCGGGATCGCCATCGGGAAGTTGAACGGCGTGATGATGCCGGCGACCCCGATCGGCCGCCGGGTGCTCATCGCCCACTTGTCCCTGAGCTCGCTCGGCACCGTGTGGCCGAACAGCCGCCGGCCCTCACCCGCCGCGTAGTACGCGGTGTCGATGCCCTCCTGCACGTCGCCGCGCGTCTCCGCCAGCACCTTCCCCATCTCGCGGGTCATCGCCCGGGCGATCGTCTCCTTGCGCTCCACCAGCAGGTCGCCCACGCGGCGCAGCACGTCGCCGCGCTGCGGGGCCGGGACGCGGCGCCACCGCTCGAAGCCCGCCAGCGCGCTGCGGACCGCCCGCTCGACGTCGCGCGGACCGGACTTCGGGAACCGGCCGATCAGCTCGCCCCAGTCGGCCGGGTTCCGGTTCTCCATGTACTCGCCGGTCGAGGGCTCGACCCACTGCCCGCCGATGAAGTTCTTGAACGTCTTCGCCATGTCAGAAGGCTCCCTGAGGATGCGTCCCTGCCGCCGGGGACCCGGACGGGGCGGCGGGCTGGGCGGGGCCGGACGGATTCGCCGGGCACAGCCAGGCGGCGTGCGTCCGGGCGTAGCCCACGCGAGGCAGCACCTCGCGGGCGCCCAGGATGGCGCCCCAGCACACCAGCCCCAGCGACAGCACGTGCGCGAGCCCCGACCGCGTCCGCCACGACGAAATCGTGCTCCACAGGCCAGCAACAATCACGCCACCGACCGCGCCGAGATAGCCGAACAGCAGGAGGCCGCAGCCGCGCGCGTACGGCCACTGGGTGATCCCCACCCCGATCGCGAGCCCGAGCAGCAGCCGCAGCCACGTGAAGACGACCGCACGCGGGCGCGGGCCCGCGGGCACCGGGGGCGCCCCGGCGCGCGCGGCCCCCGCGGGGGCCGCCCGGCCCGGGGGCGCGGCGGCCGGCGGGCTCGACTGCCCGGCGCCCGTGGCGATCAGCTTGTCGATCTGTGCCAGCTCCTTGTCCCAGTCCCGCGGTCCCTGTCCGCCGGTCATGACGCCCTCGTGAGACGGTAGCGTTCGATCTTCTTGTAGAGGTTGGAGCGCGGCATGTCGAGCCGCCGCGCGGTCTCGCTCACGTTCCAGTCGTGCTCCTTCAGCTTGGCCAGCAGAAACGCGCGCTCCGCGTTCTGCTTGAACTCCTCGAAGCTCGCCGAGCCGAGCAGCGCGTCGCCCAGCCCGGCCTCCTCCGCCGCGGGGCCCACCATCCGCGTGACATCCGCCTCGTCGATCAGCTCGCCGTTGGCCAGGATCATCAGCCGCTCCACCGTGTTGCGGAGCTCGCGGACGTTGCCCGGCCACAGGTGGCGCCGCAACCGCTCCACCGCCCCCGACGAGAGGCTCCGCGGCCCGAGGCCCTGCTGCACCGCGAGCTGCGCCACGAAGTGCTCCACCAGCTGCGGAATGTCCTCGCGCCGGGCCCGCAGCGGCGGCACGTCGATGGGCACCACGTTGAGCCGGTACAGCAGGTCCTCGCGGAACCGGCCCGCCGCGATCTCGTCCTCGAGCTTCTTGTTCGTGGCCGCGATCACCCGCACGTCCACCTTCACCGCGCGCGCGGACCCGATCGGCGTGATGACGCCCTCCTGCAGCACGCGCAGCACCTTCGACTGCGCCGCCGCGCTCATGTCCCCCACCTCGTCCAGGAACAGCGTGCCGCCGTCCGCCAGCTCGAACTTCCCCACCCGGTCGGCGAACGCGCCCGTGAACGAGCCCTTCACGTGGCCGAACAGCTCGGACTCGATCAGCTCCGAGGGGATGGCCGCGCAGTTCACCTCGACGAACGCGCGATTGGCACGCGGCGAGAGCCGGTGCACCGCCCGCGCCACCAGCTCCTTGCCGGTGCCGTTCTCCCCGGTGATGAGCAGCCGCGCCGGCGTCGGCGCCACCTTCTCGATCCGCTCGATCACCTGCCGGATGGCGGCGGAGGAGCCGACGATCTCGTGCCGCTGCTCGACGGCGGCCTTGAGCGCCCGCACCTCGCGCGAGAGGACCACGTGCTGCAGCGCGTTCTTCAGCGTCAGCAGGACGCGGTGCGTGTCCAGCGGCTTCTCCAGGAAGTCGTGGGCCCCGAGCTGCGTGGCCTCCACCGCCGTGGCGATGGTGCCGTGGCCCGAGATCATCACCACCAGCGCGTGCGGATCGGTCTCGCGCAGCTTGGCCAGCACCGCCAGGCCGTCCATCCCCGCCATCTTCACGTCGAGCAGCACCAGGTGCGGCTGGAACTCGGCGTGCGCGTCGAGCGCCTCGGGCCCGGAGTTCGCCAGCATCACGGTGTAGCCCTCATACTCCAGCAGCTGGCGCAGCGCCTCGCGCACGCCCTGCTCGTCGTCCACCACCAGGATGCGGTGGCTCATCGGCTCGCGGCCCGGTAGAGACGGACCGCCGCCCGGCTCACCCGCACGTCGCCCACGCCCGCCGGCAGCGGGATCGGCACGGAGGCGCCCTGCGCGCCGGTGACGGTCATGGCACGGAGAATGGAGGGAATCACCTGCCGGGGGAAGTCGAAGTCGTGGATCTTGAGCTCGTCGATCGTCCAGACCACGCGCCCGTCGGCTCGCGCCGCGAGCGTCCCGCCCGCCACGACCGGCTCGCGCCGCCCCAGCCCCTGCGACAGCGGGCCGAGGAGGCGCCGCGGCAGTACCGACACGTCGAGCGACCCGCGGACCTCGATGCGCCCCTCGCCGAGCGCCACCGCCACGGAGTCCAGCACGCCGCGCGAGGTGCCGGAGACCTGCCCCTGGATCAGGGCGGCCAGCTCGGACGCCGTCAGGTCCACGTAGGCGCTGCCCCCGCGCACGGGCCGGGCCAGGCTGGCCAGGGCCGACTCGGCGTGCGCCGCCGCCCCCGGCGCGGGCATCACGTACACCGCGGGCGGCGGCTCGGGCACGCCGCGCACGCGCCGCCACACCGCGACCAGGCGATCACGGAACAGATACCCCGCCACGATCGCCGCCAGCACGACCAGGCAACCGACGCCGGCGAGCGCCTTGCGGAGGCATCCCATCGGCTAGGCCGCCTGCCCGCCGGCGAGCGGGGCGCGCGACAGCACCGCGTAGCTGGCCCCGTGAGGGCCCAGGGTGCTCTGCATCAGGTCCACGCTTTCGACGGTCGTCGAGCCCGTGTAGCCGACCTCCGCGGCGAGACGCGCGAAGTCCTTGAACGCGGCGGGCCGCGCGCTCCGCTCGGCACGCCCGAGGGTGAGGTGGGGGCTGAACGGCCGCAGCTCCGGCTCGAAGGCGAGAGCCATCAGCGCCAGCTCCACGTCGTTGGCCAGCAGCTCGAGCGCCGGATGGTGCTCGATGCCCACCCAGACCACCCTTGGCTTCCCGAGACTCGGAAACGCCCCCACGCCGCCCAGCGTCACGGTGAACGGGCGCGCCGCCCGCACCGCTCCGCGCAGCGCCTCCTCGATGCCGGGCACCCGCTCGGGCTCGACCTCGCCAAGGAAGCGCAGCGTCAGGTGGAGCACGTCCTCGGCCACCCAGCGCACCGGGAGGTGCGCCGCCCGGAGCGGCGCCGCCGCCGCCCAGGCCCTCCGCCGCTCGTCGGCGGGGAGATTCACGGCCACGAAGAGCCGCACGCTAGCGCTTTCCATTCACGCGCTCTAACCTAATCGTCCGTCCACTTATCGGGAGAGTCCGCCGTGCGAATCCCGTCCCCGGCACTCAGAGTGGCGACGTGCGCGGCGCTCGCCGTCGCGTGCAGCCACGCGCCGCCCTCCACCACGCCCACTCCGCAGGCCGCGCCGGCCCAGGCGCAGGCGGCGCCGGGCCAGATCGACCTGACCGGCGACTGGGCGGTCGAGCTCGTCCAGCAGGGCATGTCGCCCAACACCGGGATGCTGCGGCTGGTGCCGTCGGGCGACGGCTACCGCGGCAACCTCCAGCTCGACGTGGCGAACCGGCCGTACTTCGTCCGCACGGCGCAGGCCCAGGGCAACCACATCACGATCATCCTCGACACGCCGGACGGCGACGCACGCATCGAGGGCACGCTTCGCGCCCCGACCCAGTTCGAGGGCCTGTACACGTCCCGCACGCTCAACGGCCGCCTGACGATGAACCGGCGCTGAGCCCCCTGGGGGCGCGGGCCCGGCGCCGCCGGCGCCGGTGCGCGCCGCCCGCCGGATCACCGGCGCGCGAGGCGGTCCAGGCTCCGATACTGGATCGCCTCGCTCACGTGTGGGGGCTCGATCCGGGCCGCTCCCGCGAGGTCGGCCACCGTTCGCGCCAGCTTCAGCACCCGGTGGTAGGCGCGCGCCGACAGCGACAGGCGGGCGATGGCGGTCCGGAGCAGCGCGTCGGCCGACGCGGAGAGCGCGCAGTGGACCCGGATGTCCCGCGGCGCCATGTGCGCGTTGGCGAACACGCCGGCCCGGCCGGCGAAGCGCGCCCGCTGCACCGCCCGGGCCCGCGCGCAGCGTTCCCGGATCCGGGCGCTCGGCTCCCCGCCCCGCTCCTCCGACAGCTCGCGGAAGCGAACCGCCGGCACGTCGATGTGCATGTCGATCCGGTCCAGCAGCGGGCCGGAGAGGCGGCTGCGGTAGTGCTGCACCATCACCGGCGAGCAGACGCAGGCGCGGGCCGGGTCGCCCAGGTACCCGCACGGGCACGGGTTCATCGCGGCCGCGAGCATGAAGCGCGCGGGATAACTCAGCGAAGTGGCCGCGCGGCTGATCGAGACCACGCCGTCCTCCAGCGGCTGCCGCAGCGCCTCGAGGACGTTGGTGCGGAACTCCGGCAGCTCGTCGAGGAACAGCACGCCGTTGTGGGCCACGCTCACCTCACCCGGCCGCGGGTAGCTGCCCCCGCCGATCAGCCCCGCGTCGGAGATGGTGTGGTGCGGTGAGCGGAACGGGCGGACCGCGATCAGCGATTCGCCGGCGGGCAGCAGCCCCGCCACCGAGTGGATCTTGGTGGTCTCCAGCGCCTCGGCCAGCGACATCTCCGGCAGGATCGTCGGGAGACGGCGCGCGAGCATCGTCTTGCCGCCACCTGGCGGGCCGATCATCAGGATGTTGTGGCCGCCGGCCGCCGCGACCTCCAGCGCCCGCTTCACGTGCTCCTGACCCTTGACCTCGGCGAAGTCCACGTCCGCCTCGGCGCGGGCGGCGAACAGCGCCGCGACGTCCACCGCGGCGCGCGCCAGCGGCGGCCCGCCGTCCAGATGGGCGATCACCTCGCCCAGCGTCCGTGCGCCGCGCACGTCGAGATCCTCCACCACGGCCGCCTCCCGGACGTTGGCATCCGGCAGGATGACGCCCGCACAGCCCAACCGTCGGGCCGCCACGGCCATGGACAGCGCGCCCCGCACCGGCCGGATCTCGCCGTCGAGGCCCAGCTCGCCCAGCACCACGTAGCCGTCGAGCCCCGCCGGGCGGATCTGCCCGGTCGCCGCCAGCACGCCGAGCGCGATCGGCAGGTCGAAGGCCGAGCCCTCTTTCCTTACATCTGCCGGGGCGAGATTGACCGTGACCCGCTTGAGGGGAAACTCGTAGCCGGCGTTGTGGATCGCGGCGTTGACGCGCTCGCGGCCCTCCTTGACGGCTCCCTGCGGCAGGCCGACGGTCACGAACGACGGCAGGCCGTTGGCGATGTCGGTCTCGACGCTCACCAGGTAGGCGTCGATCCCGAGCACGGCGGCGGACGTGATCCGCGCCAGCATCCCGAAGGCTAGGCGCCCGCGCCCGAACGCCCCCAGCGATCCGCTGCGCCGCGGCGCGCGGCGTTGCGGCTGCGCCGGCCCGGGCGCCATATATTCGCGAGCCCATGGACGACCTCTCGCAGCAGTTCGGCGACGGCTTGAACCAGCGCGCCGGCGCGGCCGCCGGGGGCGGTCCTGGCGACGACGCGCTCGAAGCCCTGCGCCGCTCCGTCGCCGAGTCGGTCGCGGGCCCCGCGCCGGCCGCCACGGGCCCCGCCCCGCCTGGCGTCCTGATGGTGGACGACGACCCGGACGTCACCAGGGTCCTGTCGGTCGTGCTCGCCGCGTCGGGCCGCGCCCTGTACTCGGCCGGCTCCGCCGCGGAGGCGGAGCAGGTGCTCGCCCGGCACCCCGTGGCGCTGGTCGTACTCGACGTGCTGCTGCCGGACGCCGATGGCCGGACCGTGCTGGCGCGGCTGCGCGACGATCCCCGCACGTCGGCGGTGCCGATCATCGTCCTCTCGGGCCACGGCTCGCCCGAGACGCGGGCCGAGTGCTACGCCCTCGGTGCGGACGCGTACATCCCCAAGCCGTTCGACCCGATCGCGGTGGCCGCGGCGGTCACCTCGAGCCTCGCGCGGGCGCTCCATGTCGCCACCGACGCCCGGCGCGACCCCGTCACGGGCCTGCCCAACCGCGCCGCGTTCCGCGAGGCGTTCGAGCGCACCGCCGGCCCCCGCCGCGACGGCGCGTCGCCGGTCTCGGTTGCGCTGGCGGAGCTGGATCAGTACCGCACCCTCGCCTCCGCCAGCGGCTGGGGCACGGCCGATCGGGCGCTGTCGCTGGCCGCCCGCACGCTCGCCCGCGCGCTGCGACGCGCCGTGTGCACAGCTCGCTGGGCCGGGGCCGCCTTCGCGATCCTCTTCGCGGACGCGGACGAAGCCGCCGCCACCTCCGCGGTCTCGGAGGCCCTGCGCGCGGTGCGCCGTGCACCGCCGGCCGAGGGGCAGGTGGGCCCGCTCACCTTCTCCGCCGGGGTGGCGGAGTGGACGGCGAGCGGCGCGCTCGAGGAGACGCTGGCCGAAGCCGAGAGTCAACTGGTGTCCGCGCGCTCCGACGGCGGAGACGCGGTCCGCTCGTCGATCGAGCCGGGGCCCGCCGCTCCCCGCCTGGTCCTTCTCGCCGAGGACGACGAGCTGATCGTGTCGGTGGTGAAGCACCGGCTCGAGCGCGAGGGCATCGCCGTCCGGCACTTCGCCGACGGTCTCGCAGCCAGCCGGGCCGCCGCGCAACTCCGCCCCTCGCTCGCCATTCTCGACGTCAAGATGCCGGGAATGGACGGCTTCGAGCTGCTGGGCCGGCTGCGTGCCGAGCCGGCGCTGCACGCCATGCCGGTGATGATGCTGATCTCGATGGGCCGCGAGCAGGACGTGGTGCGCGGCCTCGAGCTCGGCGCGGACGACTACATCGTGAAACCGTTCTCTCCGGTCGAGCTGGTGGCGCGGGTACACCGCCACCTGCTGCGGCGCTGAGGACGCGGGCCCGGTAGCCGGTGCCCTGCCATGCGCCCTCGCCGCCGCGCCGCCGCCGGCCACCGACACCGGCGCGGCCCTAGCGTCGCGGTCCCCGCTTCATCAGCCACAGCACGCCGAACAGGTCCGCGATGCCGACCCACAGCCGGTTGAACAGCCCGTAGTGCGACCGTCCCCGCAGCCGCGGGCGATGGCCGACCTCGACCGACACCACGCGTCCGCCGGCCCTCAGGAACAGCGCCGGCAGGAAGCGGTGCATGTGATCGAAGTGCGGCAGGCCCAGGAAGGCGTCGCGCTCGAACAGCTTGAGACCGCACCCGGTGTCGGGTGTGGAGTCGCCCAGCAGGCGGCCGCGGACCCCGTTCGCCA contains:
- a CDS encoding Gfo/Idh/MocA family oxidoreductase, with product MAGGGAVSNIRVGVVGAGAIAQVAHLPVLRKLKGVQVVGICDNDGPKARALAARFETGAAYGDIEELLELAKVDAVVICTPNHLHEAHAVAALAAGAHVLVERPLALSPTGAARVVKAAERYRRTLLVAMNNRFRADVQAVQGFLKGGELGALSTIRCGWHVFRQMQHSLGWRSRRAESGGGVMMDLGLPMLDLALWLAGSPAVERVSAYLDRGPGAKQVDELGAAHLFCEGGLSIFCDVSWRHVGEGERTWLDVQGTKGSASISPLRVFKELHGAPVDVTPTGAAGRENPFSASYRSEWAYFLAAIRGEIDAEAPEDQVQLSRVLEATYKSADEQRDVKL
- a CDS encoding SpoIID/LytB domain-containing protein, whose translation is MRRRALAVAAALLATGCPRPSPFGPVQGMPVVRVGIVVDQASGEFSATGQYRVLGADGAIVAVVDAGTTWRVEPGDDPGSLRFTRPDRPEPLQLAAPVTVHPDQPTDLVVIGGRRYRGEATVARGSTGITIVNRVPLEWYVASVTTAELGMRAPEVRQAVMAQTVATRTFVLHFRGRREALGFDVYPTVADQVYPGADAEKPEVTAATRDTYGQVLLWNGQPIEAVYHSACGWSTEAADQVFRNGPPLPYLRAVSDRFGPGPRDYYCSAAPSFRWNETWDGTALNAVLARTLPAALGAAAAGLGRVTDLSITKTTPTGRVAELVVTTTSGTYTVASYQVRDVLRPAPDRQLSSTLFQLHVEKEGGEVTKVVAAGAGAGHGVGMCQWGAVGRARAGQGYAQILATYYPGTRLERLY
- the rimO gene encoding 30S ribosomal protein S12 methylthiotransferase RimO, yielding MKLGVISLGCDKATVDTEHLVAGLVGHGATLAAGLDEADVILVNTCGFIDAAKRESIEAMVQAGRYKQDGRCRAVVAVGCLIARYGDELKAELPEVDFFFGFKDLPDLVPRLTRAGLLEAEETAHPGLRQYLGTTPHVRYLKISEGCDHTCAFCAIPLMRGLHRSRPLEELVREAVELERAGAREINLVAQDLGHYGRDVPGGPRLADLLAALLRETGVPWYRCLYVYSAGITPQLVELMAAERRVAPYLDMPIQHATERMLAAMRRPERPDTISAKVRWLREAVPDLALRTTVLVGFPGETDEDFRALLDFLDELQFDRVGAFAYSEQEGTRAAALPDDVPDGVKQERLAEVLELQRAISAERLQRLVGREVEVLVDGPAHPEDPGVAVGRTVWQADDVDGCTHLRAPAGAVPETGRFVRVRIAEALDYDLVGEVTP
- a CDS encoding RNA polymerase sigma factor RpoD/SigA, yielding MARHLPSVRKTSVDEGSLDQYLREISAYPLICREDEIDLAVRIKRNEEEALDKLVRSNLRFVVSVAKKYQNQGVSLADLINEGNLGLIRAAHKFDETKGIKFISYAVWWIRQAILQALAEQSRIVRVPLNRAGTLHRIGKRSSALQQELGREPTVEEIAEGMDISEEEVAKTLSISQSHLSLDAPMSPGEDNKLLDYLPDTLNPTPDEQTFEHALSESIERVLGTLKEREAKILRLYFGLDGQEPMTLEEIGSLLGITRERVRQIKEKALSRLRHISKARALESFLT
- a CDS encoding aldehyde dehydrogenase family protein; this translates as MAKTFKNFIGGQWVEPSTGEYMENRNPADWGELIGRFPKSGPRDVERAVRSALAGFERWRRVPAPQRGDVLRRVGDLLVERKETIARAMTREMGKVLAETRGDVQEGIDTAYYAAGEGRRLFGHTVPSELRDKWAMSTRRPIGVAGIITPFNFPMAIPTWKIFPALLCGNAVVFKPANDVPHTGTLLVEVLLDAGLPPEVIQLVHGRGSAVGNALLEHPKVPLLSFTGSTETGARLGEVCGRLHKRLSLEMGGKNAMIVMADANLELALDGVLWGAFGTTGQRCTATSRLLLHRKIHDRFLRMLCDRVEKLRLGNGLEPATEVGPLVNEGALQTTMKYVEVGKQQGASLEVGGRRAGGGKLARGWFYRPTVFAGVKPRSRLEQEEIFGPVLAVTRVASLDEAIRVNNDVKYGLSSSLYTSNVDAAFRAVEDIDAGITYINAPTIGAEAHLPFGGVKETGNGHREGGWAVYDFFSETKVVYVDYSGRLQRAQIDTYGEE
- a CDS encoding sigma-54 dependent transcriptional regulator; translation: MSHRILVVDDEQGVREALRQLLEYEGYTVMLANSGPEALDAHAEFQPHLVLLDVKMAGMDGLAVLAKLRETDPHALVVMISGHGTIATAVEATQLGAHDFLEKPLDTHRVLLTLKNALQHVVLSREVRALKAAVEQRHEIVGSSAAIRQVIERIEKVAPTPARLLITGENGTGKELVARAVHRLSPRANRAFVEVNCAAIPSELIESELFGHVKGSFTGAFADRVGKFELADGGTLFLDEVGDMSAAAQSKVLRVLQEGVITPIGSARAVKVDVRVIAATNKKLEDEIAAGRFREDLLYRLNVVPIDVPPLRARREDIPQLVEHFVAQLAVQQGLGPRSLSSGAVERLRRHLWPGNVRELRNTVERLMILANGELIDEADVTRMVGPAAEEAGLGDALLGSASFEEFKQNAERAFLLAKLKEHDWNVSETARRLDMPRSNLYKKIERYRLTRAS
- the thpR gene encoding RNA 2',3'-cyclic phosphodiesterase yields the protein MESASVRLFVAVNLPADERRRAWAAAAPLRAAHLPVRWVAEDVLHLTLRFLGEVEPERVPGIEEALRGAVRAARPFTVTLGGVGAFPSLGKPRVVWVGIEHHPALELLANDVELALMALAFEPELRPFSPHLTLGRAERSARPAAFKDFARLAAEVGYTGSTTVESVDLMQSTLGPHGASYAVLSRAPLAGGQAA